From a single Cyanobacteria bacterium QS_8_64_29 genomic region:
- a CDS encoding protoheme IX farnesyltransferase has protein sequence MAGTSLPQRNETVGEAIRSYVQLTKPRIIPLLLATTVAAMGLASRGRIDPGLLAVTLAGGTLAAASAQTLNCIYDRDIDDAMARTRTRPIPAGRVRSRHALIFALVLAALSFGLLAAGANLLSAALALSGIGIYMLVYTHWLKRSSAQNIVIGGAAGAVPPLVGWAAVTGDLSWTPLLLFAIVFVWTPPHFWALALLIRDDYAQVGVPMLPVVAGEAHTARQILAYAALLVPMTLLLVYPLGAAGLLYGGLALALGTILLVKAWQLSQAPADRQLARSLFKYSISYMMLLCAGLVVDSLPVTHRLTATLAEALSAAIAP, from the coding sequence ATGGCAGGGACGAGCCTTCCCCAACGCAACGAGACCGTCGGTGAGGCCATCCGAAGCTACGTACAGCTGACCAAGCCGCGCATCATTCCGCTGCTGCTGGCAACAACCGTAGCAGCCATGGGGCTGGCCTCACGGGGCCGCATCGATCCGGGGTTGCTGGCCGTCACCCTGGCCGGGGGCACGCTGGCGGCTGCCTCGGCCCAAACGCTCAACTGCATCTACGATCGCGACATTGACGACGCCATGGCGCGCACCCGCACGCGCCCCATCCCGGCCGGTCGCGTGCGATCGCGCCACGCGCTGATCTTTGCCCTGGTGCTGGCGGCCCTGTCGTTTGGCCTGCTGGCTGCGGGGGCCAACCTACTCAGCGCGGCGCTCGCCCTATCCGGCATTGGCATCTACATGCTGGTCTATACGCACTGGCTCAAGCGCAGCAGCGCCCAAAACATCGTCATTGGGGGCGCGGCTGGCGCTGTGCCGCCGCTGGTGGGCTGGGCGGCCGTTACGGGGGATTTGAGCTGGACGCCGCTGCTGCTGTTTGCGATCGTCTTTGTCTGGACGCCGCCGCATTTTTGGGCGCTGGCGCTGCTAATTCGCGATGACTACGCCCAGGTGGGCGTGCCCATGCTGCCGGTGGTTGCCGGTGAGGCCCACACGGCCCGGCAAATTCTGGCCTACGCCGCGCTGCTAGTGCCCATGACGCTGCTGTTGGTTTATCCGCTGGGCGCTGCCGGCTTGCTCTATGGGGGCTTGGCACTTGCGCTGGGGACCATCCTGCTGGTTAAGGCTTGGCAGCTCAGTCAGGCCCCGGCCGACCGGCAACTGGCGCGGTCGCTGTTCAAGTACTCCATCTCCTACATGATGCTGCTGTGTGCCGGGCTGGTGGTGGATAGCTTGCCGGTCACCCATCGGTTGACGGCCACCCTAGCCGAGGCCTTGAGTGCCGCAATCGCGCCTTAG
- a CDS encoding cytochrome C oxidase subunit II: MSTATKIGIGIASLIAAALSFWYGQNHGLLPEAASGDAREIDDLFDLMMTITTGLFLLIQGVLIFAAIRFRKRPDDETDGPPVDGNVRLEVTWTAIPTVIVLILSVYSFEVYNAMGGFDPAAARDAGPNTAAERLEAQLAAAEGSRRNLALGLGASPLEQQAGVKPLTVEVKGMQYAWIFTYPELGITAGELRVPTGRPVELKITASDVIHAFWLPEFRIKQDAIPGRQSQVRFRPDRVGTYPIVCAELCGPYHGAMKSQLRVQTPEAFQDWMQQRTVAQAPESQRAARDRSDREFLTPYAERMGAAATLGEGLEPQASAAATVGLGD, encoded by the coding sequence GTGAGTACTGCTACCAAGATCGGTATCGGGATTGCCAGCCTAATCGCAGCGGCCCTGAGCTTTTGGTACGGCCAAAATCACGGCCTGCTGCCGGAAGCTGCCTCTGGAGACGCCCGCGAGATCGACGATCTGTTCGATCTGATGATGACGATCACGACCGGGCTGTTTTTGCTCATCCAGGGGGTGCTGATCTTTGCCGCCATCCGGTTTCGCAAGCGCCCGGACGACGAGACGGACGGGCCGCCTGTGGATGGCAACGTGCGGCTGGAGGTGACCTGGACGGCCATTCCCACGGTCATCGTGTTGATCCTCTCGGTGTACAGCTTTGAGGTCTACAACGCCATGGGCGGCTTCGATCCCGCAGCGGCCCGGGACGCGGGTCCCAATACGGCTGCCGAACGCCTGGAGGCGCAGCTGGCAGCTGCCGAAGGGTCGCGACGCAATTTGGCGCTAGGGTTGGGGGCTTCCCCGCTGGAGCAGCAAGCGGGCGTCAAGCCGCTGACTGTTGAGGTCAAAGGCATGCAGTACGCCTGGATCTTTACCTACCCCGAACTCGGCATTACCGCCGGCGAGCTGCGCGTTCCCACTGGCCGGCCGGTGGAGCTCAAAATTACGGCCAGCGATGTCATCCACGCCTTCTGGCTGCCCGAGTTTCGTATCAAACAAGACGCCATCCCCGGCCGCCAGAGTCAAGTGCGCTTCCGCCCGGATCGGGTTGGGACCTATCCCATCGTGTGTGCCGAGCTGTGCGGGCCCTACCACGGGGCCATGAAATCGCAACTGCGCGTTCAAACGCCAGAGGCCTTCCAGGACTGGATGCAACAGCGAACGGTGGCCCAGGCCCCCGAATCCCAACGCGCGGCCCGCGATCGCTCGGACCGCGAGTTTCTAACCCCCTATGCCGAGCGCATGGGAGCCGCTGCGACGCTCGGCGAGGGGCTTGAGCCCCAGGCAAGCGCTGCAGCTACTGTAGGGTTGGGCGATTAG
- a CDS encoding heme A synthase: MSESVLAATPDGSKQPERQIRRLIWQIAAATLVLMAIGSATRVFEAGLACPDWPLCYGQLVPAEQMSWRVFLEWLHRADAAAIGISAIALVGFCWRYRDRLPRWLPRTAALALLLVVAQGILGGLTVTELLQADIVTAHLGMALLVFGLLIAMGTALTPYKGTAAAPKLPWMAGIAAVLVYLQSLLGGSIAARWAVSRCLGASELCGVMNGHLLGFIPASVATLALVAVARRTPGLHPLLRRLSALAGSLLVLQVLLGFATFHLQLRAEPLTVTHQTVGAALLGSLVALTVLAARDRAVAARPLAAPSG; encoded by the coding sequence ATGAGCGAGTCGGTTCTGGCAGCTACCCCCGATGGCAGCAAGCAGCCCGAGCGCCAAATTCGGCGCCTGATTTGGCAAATCGCAGCTGCCACGCTCGTTTTGATGGCCATTGGCAGCGCAACGCGCGTTTTCGAAGCAGGACTAGCTTGCCCGGATTGGCCGCTGTGCTACGGCCAGCTCGTTCCGGCCGAGCAAATGAGCTGGCGCGTCTTTTTGGAGTGGCTCCATCGCGCGGACGCAGCCGCGATCGGGATTAGCGCGATCGCGCTGGTGGGCTTCTGCTGGCGGTACCGGGACCGGTTACCGCGCTGGCTGCCTCGAACGGCGGCGCTGGCCCTGCTGCTGGTTGTTGCGCAAGGCATTCTCGGGGGCCTCACCGTTACCGAGCTACTGCAGGCCGACATCGTAACGGCGCATTTGGGGATGGCCTTGCTTGTTTTTGGCCTGCTGATTGCCATGGGGACGGCGCTGACCCCCTATAAAGGAACGGCAGCTGCTCCCAAACTGCCTTGGATGGCAGGCATTGCCGCGGTTTTGGTTTATCTGCAAAGCCTGCTAGGCGGCTCGATTGCGGCCCGTTGGGCAGTTAGCCGCTGCTTGGGCGCTTCAGAGCTTTGCGGGGTCATGAACGGCCACCTATTGGGCTTCATTCCGGCCTCGGTGGCAACGCTGGCGCTCGTGGCAGTGGCACGGCGCACGCCCGGGCTGCATCCGCTGCTTCGGAGGCTCTCGGCGTTGGCTGGTAGCTTGCTAGTCCTGCAGGTGTTGCTCGGATTTGCAACGTTTCACCTGCAATTGCGCGCCGAACCGCTGACGGTCACCCACCAAACCGTCGGTGCGGCCTTGTTAGGCTCGCTGGTGGCACTAACCGTTTTGGCCGCCCGCGATCGCGCTGTTGCCGCTCGCCCGCTGGCTGCGCCGAGCGGCTGA
- a CDS encoding transporter has protein sequence MQPTASAERQQALLAPNEEPAPATPGNPLGEFVRETLALTWRLFVQLRRRPSTLVAGVLQPLMWLVLFGALFERAPAGMLGGDVSYEQFLAPGIIVFTAFSGALNAGLPVMFDREFGFLNRLLVAPLASRYSIVAASTLYILSLSAIQTAAIVAASAALGAGLPGAAGLGTITAVVLAVTAGITALSLGLAFALPGHVQLIAVIFVLNLPLLFASTALAPLAFMADWLQWVASLNPLTYAIAPIRYVYLNPDWAWGSAVLQAPWGEVTLASALAVLLGFAAAVSLAIQPLLRRCFA, from the coding sequence ATGCAACCCACTGCCAGCGCCGAACGCCAGCAAGCCCTGCTCGCCCCCAATGAGGAGCCGGCCCCAGCGACGCCTGGCAACCCGCTTGGCGAGTTCGTTCGAGAGACGCTCGCGCTCACCTGGCGACTGTTCGTCCAGCTGCGGCGCCGGCCTTCAACGCTGGTGGCCGGCGTCCTGCAGCCGCTGATGTGGCTGGTGCTGTTTGGGGCCCTGTTCGAGCGGGCGCCTGCCGGGATGCTGGGGGGCGACGTCAGCTACGAGCAGTTTCTGGCGCCCGGCATCATCGTGTTTACGGCGTTCTCGGGCGCCCTCAATGCCGGGTTGCCCGTAATGTTCGATCGCGAGTTCGGCTTTCTCAATCGCCTGCTGGTGGCGCCGCTGGCATCGCGCTACTCCATTGTGGCGGCTTCCACGCTCTACATTCTGAGCCTGAGCGCCATCCAGACCGCGGCGATCGTGGCTGCCAGCGCGGCTTTGGGAGCCGGCTTGCCCGGCGCGGCCGGGCTAGGGACGATCACGGCGGTGGTTTTGGCCGTTACCGCCGGCATCACGGCCCTGAGCCTGGGCCTGGCGTTTGCCTTGCCCGGCCACGTTCAGCTGATTGCGGTCATTTTCGTGCTCAATTTGCCGCTGCTGTTTGCCAGTACGGCGCTGGCACCGCTTGCCTTTATGGCCGATTGGCTGCAGTGGGTTGCCAGCCTCAACCCGCTCACCTACGCGATCGCGCCCATCCGTTACGTTTATCTCAACCCGGATTGGGCCTGGGGGAGCGCTGTGCTGCAAGCCCCTTGGGGCGAAGTCACCTTGGCAAGCGCCCTAGCAGTGTTGCTGGGCTTTGCCGCAGCCGTATCGCTAGCGATCCAGCCCCTGCTGCGCCGCTGCTTTGCCTGA
- a CDS encoding lysozyme, with the protein MPAAIRIEDLHKRYGEVVALQGVSLQVQPGEIFGLLGPNGAGKTSTIRCLCTLSQPDGGTIEVCGRSVQHEPKGVRRQLGYVAQEVALDKVLTGRELLQLQAALYHLPRQVARERIEQLLALLGLSEYAHRRTGTYSGGLRKRLDLAAGLLHQPAVLVLDEPTAGLDVESRWVVWDLLRQLRAAGTTVLMASHDLEEIDALADRVAIIDRGRTLDAGTTAELKARLGGDRVTLRLREFTPEREAQQARALLESLPCVETAIVNTAQGNSLNLVVARDGDVLPAIERSLQEAGLPTFSIAQSQPSLDDVYLVATGRTLADADLAATGNGR; encoded by the coding sequence ATGCCGGCTGCCATCCGCATCGAAGACCTGCACAAGCGCTACGGCGAGGTCGTTGCCCTGCAAGGCGTCTCGCTGCAGGTGCAACCGGGCGAGATTTTCGGCCTGCTCGGGCCCAATGGGGCCGGTAAAACGAGCACCATTCGCTGCCTCTGCACGCTCAGCCAGCCGGATGGGGGCACCATCGAGGTCTGCGGCCGCTCGGTCCAGCACGAGCCTAAGGGCGTGCGGCGCCAGTTGGGCTACGTCGCCCAAGAAGTCGCGCTGGATAAAGTGCTCACCGGCCGCGAGCTGCTGCAGCTGCAAGCAGCGCTCTATCACCTCCCCCGGCAGGTGGCGCGCGAGCGCATCGAGCAGCTGCTGGCGCTGTTGGGGCTGAGCGAGTACGCCCATCGCCGTACGGGGACCTATTCGGGTGGCCTACGCAAGCGGCTGGATTTGGCCGCTGGGTTGCTGCACCAACCGGCCGTGCTAGTGCTGGATGAGCCCACCGCCGGACTGGATGTCGAGAGCCGCTGGGTCGTGTGGGACCTATTGCGCCAGTTGCGCGCGGCGGGCACCACGGTTTTGATGGCCAGCCACGACCTGGAAGAAATCGATGCGCTCGCCGACCGAGTTGCCATCATCGATCGCGGCCGCACCCTCGATGCTGGAACCACAGCGGAGCTCAAAGCTCGCCTGGGCGGCGATCGGGTGACGCTGCGCCTGCGCGAGTTCACGCCCGAGCGCGAGGCCCAGCAGGCGCGCGCGCTGTTGGAATCGCTGCCCTGCGTCGAAACCGCAATTGTCAATACGGCCCAGGGCAACTCGCTCAATCTGGTAGTCGCGCGCGATGGCGATGTCCTGCCGGCCATCGAGCGATCGCTGCAGGAAGCCGGCTTACCCACCTTTAGCATCGCGCAGTCCCAGCCCAGTTTGGATGATGTCTATCTAGTCGCGACCGGCCGCACCCTGGCGGATGCCGATCTGGCCGCTACCGGCAACGGCCGCTAA